One genomic window of Punica granatum isolate Tunisia-2019 chromosome 1, ASM765513v2, whole genome shotgun sequence includes the following:
- the LOC116194332 gene encoding cytochrome P450 CYP82D47-like, protein MEVSVPLSLSAPTLFITFFALIMSILYIITSLITRKGDDSKKQLAGGTKTVPDAGGTWPLLGHLHLLGGPLPAHLVLAQMADNYGPIFTIRLGLRRAVVVNTWELAKDCLTTNDRVFANRPKTVSSEVMTYNHALVAFSPYSPYWRHVRKILTLKLLSDQQIRILRQVRESEVLTPIRDLHEEYRKMTTSYSSIGASRTGGALLMDMKRWFTDISVNIILRTIVGRRLNNHGEANEEREVLREYMKLIGRFVVADGFPFLRWLDLGGHEKAMKRAVEKLDLVVQQWLDEHKARRNLSAGGEKSEQDFMDVLLTIHEDDAEISSYDSDTINKATCMAMILAGSDTTTVTMTWALSLLLNNKAALKKVQQELDTQIGRDRQVNESDLNNLLYLHAVIKETLRLYPAAPLAIPHEAMEDCNVLGYFIPEGTQLMLNLHKIQRDPRVWPNPSEFRPERFLTTHKNIDVRGQNFELIPFGSGRRMCGGISLSLQVVGLALASFLHAFDVQTPGDEAVDMEEAVGLTNLKATPLEVLITPRMPKHVYNQ, encoded by the exons ATGGAGGTTTCagttcctctctctctctcagcaCCGACCCTTTTCATCACTTTCTTTGCCTTAATCATGTCAATCCTTTACATTATAACAAGTCTTATTACTCGGAAAGGAGACGACAGCAAGAAGCAATTAGCCGGGGGCACGAAAACGGTCCCTGATGCGGGCGGTACATGGCCCTTGCTCGGTCACCTCCACCTCTTGGGCGGTCCCCTGCCTGCCCACTTGGTCCTGGCCCAGATGGCTGACAATTACGGCCCGATCTTCACCATCAGGTTGGGCCTCCGCAGGGCTGTGGTGGTGAACACTTGGGAACTTGCCAAGGACTGCCTCACCACCAACGACCGGGTATTCGCCAATCGGCCCAAGACTGTAAGCTCAGAAGTCATGACCTACAACCATGCATTGGTCGCCTTCAGCCCATACAGCCCGTACTGGCGCCACGTGCGAAAGATTTTGACCCTCAAGTTGCTCTCCGACCAACAGATCAGGATCCTTCGGCAAGTCCGCGAGTCCGAGGTCCTCACCCCAATCAGGGACCTACATGAGGAATATCGAAAAATGACCACCAGCTACAGCAGCATTGGTGCGTCAAGGACAGGCGGAGCTTTACTTATGGACATGAAAAGGTGGTTCACGGATATAAGTGTGAACATAATATTAAGGACGATTGTCGGGAGGCGACTTAATAATCATGGTGAAGCCAATGAGGAGAGAGAGGTCTTGAGAGAGTACATGAAGCTCATAGGGAGATTTGTGGTGGCTGATGGGTTCCCATTCTTGAGGTGGCTAGACTTGGGCGGCCACGAGAAGGCCATGAAGAGGGCAGTTGAGAAGCTCGACCTGGTGGTACAACAGTGGTTGGACGAGCACAAGGCTCGAAGGAACTTGAGCGCCGGTGGGGAAAAGAGTGAGCAAGACTTCATGGATGTTCTATTAACTATCCATGAAGATGATGCCGAGATCAGCAGTTACGACTCTGATACCATCAACAAAGCTACATGCATG GCAATGATTTTAGCTGGCTCAGACACTACAACAGTAACCATGACATGGGCCCTCTCTTTACTGCTCAATAACAAGGCAGCTCTAAAGAAGGTCCAGCAGGAACTCGACACCCAGATTGGGAGGGACAGGCAGGTGAACGAATCGGACCTCAACAACTTActttacctccatgccgtcatcAAGGAAACCTTAAGACTCTACCCTGCCGCGCCCCTAGCAATCCCTCATGAGGCCATGGAGGATTGCAATGTCTTGGGTTACTTCATCCCGGAGGGAACCCAACTTATGCTGAACCTACATAAGATACAACGTGACCCGCGTGTTTGGCCCAATCCATCTGAGTTCAGGCCTGAGAGGTTCCTAACCACCCACAAGAATATCGACGTTAGGGGACAAAACTTCGAGCTCATACCTTTTGGGAGTGGGAGGAGGATGTGCGGTGGAATCTCATTGAGCTTGCAGGTGGTAGGTCTTGCCCTCGCTTCTTTTCTTCATGCTTTCGATGTTCAGACGCCAGGGGATGAAGCAGTTGACATGGAGGAAGCTGTGGGGCTGACCAATCTCAAGGCCACCCCTCTCGAAGTTCTCATCACTCCTCGGATGCCCAAACACGTGTATAATCAGTAA
- the LOC116213995 gene encoding cytochrome P450 CYP82D47-like — protein sequence MEELADHLSLSAPTILITIFALFMSILYITSLITRKGESTKTQSAGDVTKMMAPDAGGSWPLFGHLHLLGGPCPTHLVLAQMADKCGPIFTIRLGLRRAVVVNSWELAKECLTSNDRALATRPKTLSSEILTYNYAMVAFSPYSPYWRRVRKISTLELLSTHRISLLRQVRESEVLALVRDIYQEYRRKNASSISDSRAEPASLLHVDMERWFRDISMNLMFRMIVGKRFHDDAEGDEEGRKALGDWMELMGRFVVSDGLPFLRWLDLGGHEKAMKKTAKKLDLMAQRWLDEHKARRNLDGEAGAVKSEKDFMDVLLSILDGNAEIGSYDSDTINKAMCLTMILAGIDTTTVTMTWATSLLLNNKEALKKVQQELDTQIGRDRQVNELDLKNLPYLQSVIKETLRLYPPGPLSIPHEAIEDCNISGYFVAKGTQLILNLYKIQRDPHVWPDPSEFRPERFLTTHKDVEVRGQNFEFIPFGSGRRMCPGISLGLQVIGLPLASFLHAFIVQTPGGEAVDMQEAMGLTNLKATPLEVLATPRVPECVYCK from the exons ATGGAGGAGTTAGCTGATCATCTCTCTCTGTCAGCACCCACCATTCTCATCACCATCTTTGCCTTGTTTATGTCAATCCTTTACATAACAAGCCTTATCACTAGGAAAGGTGAGTCTACCAAGACGCAATCAGCTGGTGACGTCACGAAAATGATGGCCCCTGATGCGGGCGGCTCATGGCCCTTATTTGGCCATCTCCACCTCTTGGGCGGTCCCTGCCCTACCCACTTGGTCCTGGCTCAGATGGCCGACAAGTGCGGCCCAATTTTCACCATCAGGTTGGGCCTTCGAAGAGCAGTGGTGGTTAACAGTTGGGAACTTGCCAAGGAGTGCCTCACCAGCAACGACCGGGCACTTGCCACTCGGCCCAAGACTCTGAGCTCGGAGATATTGACCTATAACTATGCGATGGTGGCTTTCAGCCCATACAGCCCATATTGGCGCCGTGTGCGAAAGATTTCGACCCTAGAGCTGCTTTCCACCCATCGGATCAGCCTCCTCAGGCAAGTCCGCGAGTCTGAGGTTCTCGCCTTGGTGAGGGACATATATCAGGAATATCGAAGAAAGAACGCCAGTAGCATCAGTGATTCGAGAGCTGAACCAGCATCATTATTGCACGTGGACATGGAAAGGTGGTTCAGGGACATCAGTATGAACTTAATGTTCAGGATGATTGTGGGGAAGCGGTTCCATGATGATGCCGAAGGCGACGAGGAGGGGAGGAAGGCCTTGGGGGACTGGATGGAGCTCATGGGGAGATTTGTGGTGTCCGATGGGCTCCCGTTCCTAAGGTGGCTTGACTTGGGCGGCCATGAGAAGGCCATGAAAAAGACTGCCAAGAAGCTCGACCTGATGGCACAACGGTGGTTGGACGAGCACAAGGCTAGGAGGAACTTGGATGGGGAGGCTGGTGCcgtgaagagtgagaaagacTTCATGGATGTCTTGCTATCTATTCTTGACGGTAATGCAGAGATCGGCAGCTACGATTCCGATACCATCAACAAAGCTATGTGCTTG ACAATGATTTTAGCCGGCATAGATACTACGACAGTGACTATGACATGGGCCACTTCTTTACTGCTGAACAACAAGGAAGCCCTAAAGAAGGTCCAGCAAGAACTCGACACCCAAATCGGGAGGGATAGGCAAGTGAACGAATTGGACCTCAAGAACTTACCTTACCTCCAATCTGTCATCAAGGAAACCTTAAGGCTCTACCCTCCAGGCCCCTTATCCATCCCCCATGAGGCCATCGAGGACTGCAACATCTCAGGCTATTTTGTTGCCAAGGGCACCCAACTTATACTGAACCTATATAAGATACAACGTGACCCACATGTGTGGCCTGACCCATCCGAGTTCCGGCCGGAGAGGTTCCTGACCACCCACAAGGATGTCGAAGTTAGGGGACAAAATTTCGAGTTCATACCTTTCGGGAGCGGGAGGAGGATGTGCCCTGGAATCTCACTTGGCCTCCAAGTTATTGGCCTCCCGCTCGCTTCTTTCCTTCATGCTTTCATTGTTCAGACGCCGGGGGGCGAGGCAGTTGACATGCAGGAAGCTATGGGGCTGACCAATCTCAAGGCCACCCCTCTTGAAGTTCTCGCCACTCCTCGGGTTCCCGAATGCGTGTATTGCAAGTAG
- the LOC116202731 gene encoding cytochrome P450 82A1-like: MVPDAGGTWPLLGHLHLLGGPLPAHFVLAQMADKYSPIFTSRLGLCSAVVVITWELAKDCLTTSDWAFATWPKSVSTEIMTYNYAMVGFNPYSPYWRHVRKILTLKLLSNQQIGLLRLVRESKVSSIRDLNEEYQSKNINYSSTSAPMTGGALLVDMKKWFTDISVNIMLRTIFGRRLNNHGEADKEREVSRKYMKLIRRFVVADGLQLLRWLDLGGHGKDMFRGAQPDGATVVGRAQGNDFSWLRHYNSNHDMGKNLTSRSGGTDAGDGAVDMEEAVELTNLKATPLEVLATPRVPRHVYNL; this comes from the exons ATGGTCCCTGATGCGGGCGGTACATGGCCCTTGCTTGGTCATCTCCACCTCTTGGGCGGTCCCCTACCTGCCCACTTTGTCCTGGCCCAGATGGCTGACAAGTACAGCCCGATCTTCACCAGCAGGTTGGGCCTCTGCTCTGCTGTGGTGGTGATTACGTGGGAACTTGCCAAGGACTGCCTCACCACCAGTGACTGGGCCTTCGCCACTTGGCCCAAGTCTGTAAGCACGGAGATCATGACCTACAACTATGCGATGGTCGGCTTCAACCCATACAGCCCGTACTGGCGCCATGTGCGAAAGATTTTGACCCTCAAGCTTCTTTCCAACCAACAGATTGGGCTTCTCAGGCTAGTCCGTGAGTCCAAGGTCAGCTCGATCAGGGACCTAAATGAGGAATACCAGAGCAAGAACATAAATTACAGTAGCACCAGTGCACCGATGACTGGTGGAGCTTTATTAGTGGACATGAAAAAGTGGTTCACGGACATAAGTGTGAACATAATGTTAAGGACGATTTTCGGGAGGCGACTTAATAATCATGGTGAAGCCGACAAGGAGAGAGAGGTCTCGAGAAAGTACATGAAGCTCATAAGGAGATTTGTGGTGGCTGATGGGCTCCAGCTCCTGAGGTGGCTCGACTTGGGTGGCCACGGGAAGGACATGTTCCGAGGAGCTCAACCAGATGGTGCAACGGTGGTTGGACGAGCACAAG GCAATGATTTTAGCTGGCTCAGACACTACAACAGTAACCATGACATGGGCAAGAACTTGACATCCAGATCGGGAGGGACAG ACGCCGGGGATGGAGCAGTTGACATGGAGGAAGCTGTGGAGCTGACCAATCTCAAGGCCACCCCTCTCGAAGTTCTCGCCactcctcgtgttccgagacATGTGTATAATCTGTAA
- the LOC116202720 gene encoding probable calcium-binding protein CML11 produces MAVLFQDSSKSVKLDEDQIAELREIFRSFDKNGDGSLTQLELGSLLRSVGLKPSPEQLEALTQRVDTNNDLVEFSEFVALVAPLVLPSPYKSPYSEEQLRWIFNLFDWDREWTMNSVAGGGGGETMNSVLEGREMMGQN; encoded by the exons ATGGCGGTCCTATTCCAAGATTCCAGCA AATCGGTGAAGTTGGACGAGGACCAGATCGCGGAGCTCCGCGAGATCTTCCGCTCCTTCGACAAGAACGGAGACGGCAGCCTCACCCAGCTCGAGCTCGGCTCGCTCCTTCGGTCGGTCGGGCTCAAGCCCAGCCCCGAGCAGCTCGAGGCACTCACCCAAAGGGTCGACACCAACAACGACCTCGTGGAGTTCTCCGAGTTTGTGGCCCTCGTGGCACCCTTGGTCCTCCCCAGCCCCTACAAGTCTCCCTACTCGGAGGAGCAATTGAGGTGGATCTTCAATCTGTTCGATTGGGATCGGGAATGGACTATGAACAGTGTGgctggggggggggggggcgagACGATGAATAGTGTTCTGGAGGGGAGAGAAATGATGGggcaaaattga
- the LOC116202703 gene encoding cytochrome P450 82A1-like, translating into MELTGRYVLADGFRFMRWLDLGGHEKAMKRTAKNLDRVVQRWLDEHKARRDLAREEATGVKGEQDFMDVLLSILEDNPEIRSYDSDTINKKLLACKPSRTPAMILAGTDTITITMTWTLSLLLNHMEALKNVQQELDTQIGRDRLYLAGPLSVLHEAIEDCNISGYFVPKGTQIMLNLYKIHCDTSVWPDLFEFQPERFLTAHKDVNMPGDKAVDMEEAIGLTNIKATPLEVLVTSRVPEHVMKRRRLQEGGGGHGRLASSLLIAYGS; encoded by the exons ATGGAGCTCACAGGGAGATATGTGCTGGCTGATGGATTCCGTTTCATGAGGTGGCTCGACCTGGGTGGCCATGAGAAGGCCATGAAGAGGACTGCTAAAAACCTCGACCGGGTGGTGCAACGGTGGTTGGACGAGCACAAAGCTAGGAGGGACTTGGCTAGGGAGGAGGCTACTGGGGTAAAGGGTGAGCAAGACTTCATGGATGTTCTGCTATCTATCCTTGAAGATAATCCGGAGATCCGTAGTTACGACTCTGATACCATCAACAAAAAGCTACTTGCATGTAAGCCTTCTCGGACC CCGGCAATGATTTTGGCTGGCACAGACACTATAACAATTACCATGACATGGACCCTCTCATTGCTGCTCAACCACATGGAAGCCCTGAAGAATGTCCAACAAGAACTCGACACCCAAATTGGGAGGGACAG GCTCTACCTAGCGGGGCCCCTATCTGTCCTCCACGAGGCCATCGAGGACTGCAATATCTCGGGCTATTTTGTCCCCAAGGGCACCCAGATAATGCTGAACCTGTACAAGATACATTGTGACACGAGTGTGTGGCCTGACCTGTTCGAGTTCCAGCCTGAGAGGTTCCTGACCGCCCACAAGGATGTCAAT ATGCCAGGGGATAAGGCAGTTGACATGGAGGAAGCTATTGGGTTGACCAATATCAAGGCCACCCCTCTCGAAGTTCTAGTCACTTCTCGGGTTCCCGAACAC GTGATGAAAAGGAGAAGACTGCAAGAAGGGGGAGGAGGCCATGGGAGGCTGGCATCGAGCCTTTTGATCGCTTATGGCTCCTGA
- the LOC116202740 gene encoding uncharacterized protein LOC116202740: MASKVLFLGYVVSGDGLKVDESRIEVVKQWLQPKTITEVRSFHGLTSFYRLFIPHFSTIMAPITDCMKGGKFAWTEEAEMSFQLIKMRLTTPPILVLPDFAQPFELHSDASKVSIGAVLSQNNRHVAYLSKKLFGAKLKYNTYDVEIYAVHKSGVTNRLADALSRRTNFLVSLRIEIAASV, translated from the exons ATGGCATCGAAGGTCTTATTCCTTGGATATGTGGTCTCCGGCGATGGATTGAAGGTAGATGAGTCCAGGATCGAAGTGGTGAAGCAATGGCTACAACCGAAGACAATTACTGAAGTTCGCAGCTTCCATGGACTTACTTCCTTCTATAGGCTTTTCATCCCTCACTTCAGCACAATTATGGCGCCTATAACAGATTGTATGAAGGGTGGAAAGTTTGCGTGGACGGAAGAAGCGGAGATGTCGTTCCAGCTTATAAAAATGCGACTTACGACCCCCCCAATATTAGTCTTGCCTGATTTTGCCCAACCCTTTGAGTTACATAGTGATGCTTCTAAAGTGAGCATTGGAGCAGTTTTAAGCCAAAACAATAGGCATGTCGCATATCTTAGTAAGAAGCTGTTCGGGGCTAAGTTGAAGTACAACACCTATGATGTGGAGATTTACGCAGTG CACAAGTCGGGGGTGACAAATCGGTTGGCTGATGCATTGAGCCGCAGGACCAATTTCTTGGTCAGCCTGCGTATAGAG ATTGCAGCCTCCGTTTGA
- the LOC116202713 gene encoding xanthotoxin 5-hydroxylase CYP82C4-like has product MTWALSLLLNNKEASRRSSKNSDTQIGKDRQVNQSDLNNLPYLHTVIKETLRLYPAAPLSLPHEAMEDCNVSRFLTTHKDIDVRGQNFELIPIGSGRRMCARSSLAFQVVGLALTSFLHAFDVQTSGDGVVDMEEAVGLINLKATPLEVLPTPRVPGHVYNECGITNHRVTCLPKTFGQTNHSIS; this is encoded by the exons ATGACATGGGCCCTCTCTTTATTGCTCAATAACAAGGAAGCCTCAAGAAGGTCCAGCAAAAACTCAGACACCCAGATCGGGAAGGACAGGCAAGTGAATCAATCGGACCTCAACAACCTACCTTACCTGCATACTGTCATCAAGGAAACCTTAAGGCTCTACCCTGCCGCACCCCTATCCCTCCCTCATGAGGCCATGGAGGATTGTAATGTCTCGAG GTTCCTGACCACCCACAAGGACATCGATGTTAGGGGACAAAACTTCGAGCTTATACCTATTGGGAGCGGGAGGAGGATGTGCGCTAGAAGCTCACTAGCCTTCCAAGTGGTAGGCCTTGCCCTCACTTCTTTTCTTCATGCTTTCGATGTTCAGACGTCAGGGGATGGGGTAGTTGACATGGAGGAAGCTGTGGGACTAATCAATCTCAAGGCCACCCCTCTCGAAGTTCTCCCCACTCCTCGTGTTCCGGGACATGTGTATAATGAGTGCGGCATCACAAATCATCGTGTGACTTGTCTGCCCAAGACTTTTGGGCAGACGAATCATTCTATCTCGTGA